Proteins found in one Venturia canescens isolate UGA chromosome 6, ASM1945775v1, whole genome shotgun sequence genomic segment:
- the LOC122411929 gene encoding TATA-box-binding protein produces the protein MDQMLPSPGFSIPSIGTPLHQPEEDQQILPNALQQQQQQQQQQQQQQTSQQYQMQQLHSMSPTMQANSMMMLSTPQKTMHTYAPTPTFATPQSLMQPQTPQNMMSPMVQPTSQIAPSSIGPSTPGPMTPMTPASADPGILPQLQNIVSTVNLTCKLDLKKIALHARNAEYNPKRFAAVIMRIREPRTTALIFSSGKMVCTGAKSEEDSRLAARKYARIIQKLGFPAKFLDFKIQNMVGSCDVKFPIRLEGLVLTHGQFSSYEPELFPGLIYRMVKPRIVLLIFVSGKVVLTGAKVRQEIYEAFDNIYPILKSFKKQ, from the exons TTACCAAGTCCGGGATTCAGCATCCCCAGTATCGGCACACCTCTTCATCAACCGGAAGAGGATCAACAAATCTTACCCAATGCTttgcaacaacaacagcagcagcagcaacaacaacagcaacaacaaaccTCGCAACAATATCAAATGCAACAACTTCATTCTATGAGCCCAACAATGCAGGCCAATTCCATGATGATGCTTTCTACTCCCCAAAAAACAATGCATACTTATGCACCTACGCCAACTTTTGCTACACCACAGAGTCTCATGCAACCTCAGACGCCG CAAAACATGATGTCTCCGATGGTACAGCCAACGAGTCAAATAGCACCATCGTCTATAGGTCCGTCGACTCCCGGACCAATGACACCGATGACTCCAGCATCCGCAGATCCTGGGATCCTACCCCAATTGCA AAACATTGTTTCCACTGTCAACCTGACTTGCAAGCTGGATTTGAAGAAAATAGCTTTACACGCGAGAAACGCCGAATATAATCCAAAGCGATTCGCTGCCGTCATTATGAGAATTCGTGAACCAAGGACTACGGCTCTTATTTTTAGTAGTGGAAAAATGGTCTGTACAGGAGCCAAAAGCGAAGAAGACTCTCGCCTCGCGGCTAGAAAATATGCTCGCATCATTCAAAAACTTGGCTTTCCA GCCAAATTTTTAGACTTCAAAATTCAGAATATGGTCGGGAGCTGTGACGTTAAATTTCCTATTAGACTGGAAGGACTCGTTTTGACACACGGTCAATTCTCTTCCTACGAGCCTGAATTATTCCCAGGCTTGATTTATCGAATGGTCAAACCTCGAATCGTCCTCCTCATTTTTGTTTCCGGCAAGGTTGTACTCACCG GTGCTAAGGTCCGGCAAGAAATTTACGAAGCGTTTGACAACATTTACCCAATTCTAAAAAGTTTTAAGAAGCAATGA